Proteins from one Fragaria vesca subsp. vesca linkage group LG6, FraVesHawaii_1.0, whole genome shotgun sequence genomic window:
- the LOC101293703 gene encoding uncharacterized protein LOC101293703, with protein sequence MGTQFHDEPLYANHAWCHFSDEQSNRYLRRMKLATFRGRFSSGGASRIREALGSGLRLNGIQKGACVGLVFINRPEWLIVDHTCSAYSFISVPLYDTLGPDAVKYVVNHANVQAIFCSPDNMSTVKHPMAGRRGGGRGHGGRGGFDRDFEIEELKRQGQELQERLDQRNLHGIEDERSSRSAEDENPFHEDPSQNSNGEDSPHAGSQKNRNRRQSFDIKDVEDHRMVKIAAVKLRKQASSWWEKLKRQREREGRSKIRTWEKRELKRKYLPEDYRQENFLKLHNLKQREMSVEDFTGEYEDFMIKSDLVEPEEQTIAWYLVGLRLEIGNVVQLQQYWTFNDVCKLALKVEKQQRENKESFAKFAGTEKSAQATIKVHRDETSAKINALSDSLVLHQEALAALRLEIMEGFKAMRERADTVENSALRFGSLPPPLSPSTLPMVILGYAHGYPKGTAPVFATVHDVELSVTDGALERQKGVHIHEKGESSLGKFTVSTASPSTHYFQHIDFALSASTPSSQIPPSLPLGGHPTFPFPQHMSYQGASSHFGPPPYQPYLPHLYSLPPYPYTHFGHHQQTYATTTTPTPQYNYTHHPAPPTPPPNTHLDPSLPSMHQMKLEFTSFGGGDPVEWLNRAEQYFEFFQVPEERKLAVATLHLTDKAADRWHMFRHEFPNSWQGLAELLMREFSAHNLGDYQAALGRMSQPGSVESYMDQFTKLSRRAPGFSAQTLLSFFMEGLKDNIRALVKAQRPTTLYGACELAKLFEARENQLRANSRNALQHRPNPPNGIRGVGAPYMNPMALGQPVNPPRPQAAPLMAGENPGGNRRYTQAEYQERRARNQCFFCDELFRPGHNYRRGQALMVMEVLPEEVIQPALEGGPEEVAENQGEVQEHEVELRAMGDGSSTSTIQLKGLLSKRQIHVLIDSGASHNFITPYLVQATQYHVQPIPPLRVRLASCEVVLGAIWLKTLGDILWNFETMRMRFAFQGMVYSLQGLTEPQTSIVSCKTMHKLLKKEKEAVLVQVSLHTTSVHNTVVHPEIQSLIQKYQDVFAAPTSLPPARAQDHRIELLPNTPPINVRPYRYPHFQKKEIEKIVQELVDSGVVRPSVSPYSSPVCLVKKKDGSWRLCVDYRALNAVTIKDKYPIPVVDELIDEIRMAEEDIPKTAFRTHTGHYEFLVMAFGLTNAPSTFQSLMNDVLRDLLGDCHSLKVKASKCTFGSDTVEYLGHVISKEGVAVDPSKIECVKNWPLPATLKELRGFLGLAGYYRKFVKGFGIIARPLTNMLKKDGFHWDEEAVQAFKELKNALVTTPVLAIPDFSKEFSIECDASDLGIGAVLAQDGHPVAFMSKALSQKHLALSVYDKEMLVVVTAVQLWRPYLLGHHFTIFTDHKTIEHFLTQRITTPAQQKWLIKLLGYDYTIKHKAGKLNVASDALSRSVSLNAITGSSQPIHDYLTEMQDACNKDSETSKIIKELQADSNAHKHFRLCNSQLLYKHRVYVPLVDSWREKIMKEFHEGYVGGHTGKSRTYMRLHQHFAWPGVQKDVKKFVAQCNICQQQHYEATKPPGLLQPISIPQTAWSVISMDFIEALPKSEGMTVISPEMILLQGRSCLQPFCPPNSKDVATICYTSGTTGTPKGVVLTHGNLISSCAGFSRALRFCSSNIYISYLPLAHIYERANQIVVLYFGGACGFYQGDNLKLMDDLAVLRPTLICSVPRVYNLIYAGITVVILVLKCPIPHLCHPSYLTNFSYFFVSEVKLVDVPEMNYTSDDLPYPRGEICVRGPIVFQGYYKDQLQTKEVIDDEGWLHTGDIGLWLPGGRLKIIDRKKNIFKLAEGEYVAPEKIENVYAKCQFVAQCFIYGDSFKSCLLAIIAVDPDVLKEWAASEGIKYEDLRQLCNNPRVRSVVLADISRPFDVTQESRPRRDRVELKERHEEEDEKQIGERESWDLRVSTREVGFGTGEFVSVEAKVPLHARQWSEPGNGSGPRLDLFVVLDDRPSL encoded by the exons ATGG GTACACAATTTCATGATGAGCCTCTATATGCAAACCACGCATGGTGTCACTTTAGTGATGAACAATCAAACCGTTATTTACGGCGCATGAAGCTTGCAACATTCAGGGGGAGATTCTCATCAGGGGGAGCATCCAGAA TTCGGGAAGCATTAGGTTCCGGCCTGAGGTTAAATGGGATACAAAAG GGAGCGTGTGTGGGACTCGTTTTCATAAACAGACCAGAGTGGTTGATTGTGGATCATACTTGTTCTGCATATTCTTTTATCTCAGTTCCTCTATACGATACCCTTG GACCTGATGCGGTTAAGTATGTCGTGAATCATGCCAATGTACAAGCAATTTTTTGTTCTCCCGATAACATGAGCACTGTGA AGCACCCGATGGCTGGGCGTCGTGGTGGTGGACGTGGTCATGGAGGACGTGGTGGTTTTGATCGTGATTTTGAGATTGAAGAACTCAAGAGGCAAGGGCAGGAACTTCAAGAACGATTGGATCAACGTAATCTTCATGGTATTGAAGATGAAAGGTCTAGTAGGAGTGCAGAAGATGAAAATCCTTTCCATGAAGATCCAAGTCAGAATTCCAATGGTGAAGATTCTCCCCATGCTGGCTCTCAAAAAAATCGGAATCGCCGACAAAGTTTTGACATCAAG GATGTTGAAGATCACCGCATGGTGAAAATTGCTGCAGTGAAGTTGAGAAAACAAGCATCCTCTTGGTGGGAAAAGCTTAAGAGGCAAAGAGAACGAGAAGGAAGAAGCAAGATAAGGACTTGGGAGAAGAGGGAGCTGAAAAGAAAGTATCTGCCGGAAGACTATCGGCAAGAAAACTTCTTGAAGCTGCACAATTTGAAACAAAGGGAGATGTCTGTAGAAGATTTTACTGGAGAATATGAGGACTTCATGATTAAATCTGATCTAGTGGAGCCGGAAGAGCAAACTATAGCTTGGTATCTTGTAGGTTTGAGACTGGAGATTGGTAATGTGGTTCAATTGCAGCAATATTGGACTTTTAATGATGTTTGTAAGTTGGCTCTTAAGGTTGAGAAACAACAGAGGGAGAACAAAGAAAGTTTTGCAAAATTTGCAGGTACTGAGAAGAGTGCTCAAGCTACAATTAAA GTGCACAGAGACGAGACCTCAGCAAAGATCAATGCCCTCAGTGATTCCTTGGTTCTGCATCAAGAGGCTTTAGCAGCTTTGCGCCTCGAAATCATGGAAGGATTCAAAGCTATGAGGGAGAGAGCTGACACGGTCGAGAACTCCGCTTTGCGTTTTGGCTCGCTGCCACCACCTCTTAGTCCCTCGACTTTACCAATG GTGATTCTAGGGTACGCACATGGATATCCAAAAGGGACAGCTCCTGTGTTTGCCACTGTTCATGATGTGGAGCTCTCAGTCACGGATGGAGCTCTTGAACGTCAGAAGGGAGTTCATATTCACGAGAAGGGTGAATCCAGCTTGGGTAAGTTTACTGTGAGCACGGCTTCCCCATCTACTCATTATTTCCAACATATTGACTTTGCTCTCTCAGCTTCTACACCAAGCTCTCAGATCCCACCATCTTTACCCCTTGGAGGGCATCCGACCTTCCCCTTTCCCCAACATATGAGCTATCAGGGGGCCTCCTCTCATTTTGGCCCTCCTCCATACCAACCTTATCTACCCCATCTGTACTCTTTACCACCGTATCCATATACCCACTTTGGCCACCACCAGCAGACCTACGCCACCACCACCACCCCCACTCCTCAATATAACTATACACACCACCCTGCTCCACCTACACCACCTCCAAACACTCACCTAGACCCTTCCCTACCTTCCATGCACCAAATGAAGTTGGAGTTCACAAGTTTTGGGGGCGGAGATCCAGTCGAGTGGCTCAATAGAGCTGAGCAATACTTTGAATTTTTTCAAGTACCAGAAGAGAGAAAACTAGCAGTGGCTACTCTCCACCTAACAGATAAGGCTGCAGATCGTTGGCACATGTTCAGGCACGAGTTTCCCAACTCATGGCAAGGACTGGCCGAGCTACTCATGCGTGAGTTTAGTGCGCATAACTTAGGAGATTACCAAGCTGCTCTAGGCCGTATGTCCCAACCTGGATCTGTGGAGAGTTATATGGATCAGTTCACGAAGTTGTCTAGACGTGCTCCTGGGTTTTCGGCTCAAACTTTATTGTCCTTTTTCATGGAGGGATTGAAAGATAATATTCGAGCCCTTGTGAAGGCTCAGAGACCAACAACTTTGTATGGGGCATGTGAGTTAGCAAAGTTGTTTGAAGCTAGAGAGAATCAACTGCGTGCTAACAGCAGAAATGCATTACAACATAGGCCTAACCCTCCCAATGGTATAAGAGGAGTGGGAGCACCATACATGAATCCTATGGCGCTTGGTCAGCCTGTGAACCCCCCTCGGCCACAAGCTGCTCCTCTTATGGCCGGAGAAAACCCCGGAGGCAATAGACGGTATACTCAGGCGGAGTATCAAGAGCGTCGAGCCCGGAACCAATGTTTTTTCTGTGATGAATTGTTCCGGCCCGGTCATAACTACAGGAGAGGGCAAGCTCTCATGGTAATGGAAGTGTTGCCCGAAGAAGTAATACAACCAGCACTAGAGGGAGGTCCGGAGGAGGTTGCTGAAAATCAAGGTGAGGTGCAAGAGCATGAAGTTGAGTTGAGAGCTATGGGAGATGGTAGCTCCACGTCCACCATACAACTCAAGGGACTGTTGTCGAAGCGCCAAATTCATGTCCTAATTGATTCCGGGGCCTCTCACAACTTCATAACTCCCTATTTGGTACAAGCAACTCAGTATCATGTGCAACCTATTCCTCCTTTGCGAGTCAGACTAGCTA GTTGTGAAGTGGTTTTGGGGGCTATTTGGCTCAAAACACTTGGAGACATATTATGGAACTTTGAGACCATGAGAATGAGGTTTGCATTCCAAGGAATGGTTTATAGCTTGCAAGGACTCACAGAACCTCAAACCTCAATAGTGAGTTGTAAAACTATGCACAAGTTGCTCAAGAAAGAGAAAGAGGCTGTGTTGGTGCAAGTTAGTCTTCACACAACCAGCGTTCATAACACTGTGGTGCATCCTGAAATCCAGTCACTTATTCAGAAGTATCAGGATGTGTTTGCAGCTCCAACCTCTTTGCCCCCGGCAAGAGCACAGGACCACAGGATTGAGTTGTTGCCGAATACTCCACCGATTAACGTGAGGCCATACCGTTATCCTCACTTCCAGAAGAAAGAGATAGAGAAGATAGTCCAAGAACTAGTTGACAGTGGAGTAGTACGTCCTAGTGTTAGCCCCTATTCGTCTCCAGTTTGTCTTGTGAAGAAGAAGGATGGGTCTTGGCGCCTCTGTGTGGATTATAGAGCCCTCAATGCTGTTACCATCAAAGATAAATATCCTATTCCTGTTGTTGATGAGCTAATTGATGAA ATCAGAATGGCAGAAGAGGACATTCCAAAGACAGCTTTCCGGACTCACACAGGCCATTATGAATTCCTGGTGATGGCTTTTGGTCTCACTAATGCACCTTCAACTTTTCAGTCCTTGATGAATGATGTTCTCAGAGACCTTCTCGGAGATTGT CATTCTCTGAAAGTCAAGGCCAGTAAGTGCACCTTTGGGTCGGACACAGTGGAGTACCTCGGCCATGTGATCAGTAAGGAGGGTGTGGCAGTAGATCCCTCTAAGATAGAGTGTGTGAAAAATTGGCCTTTACCAGCTACTTTAAAGGAGTTGAGAGGTTTTTTGGGACTTGCTGGCTACTATAGGAAATTTGTTAAAGGGTTTGGCATCATTGCTCGACCACTAACCAACATGCTCAAGAAAGATGGTTTTCATTGGGATGAAGAGGCTGTGCAGGCTTTCAAAGAACTGAAGAATGCTTTGGTGACCACACCAGTTTTGGCTATACCAGACTTTTCCAAGGAATTTTCCATAGAGTGTGATGCATCTGATCTAGGCATTGGTGCAGTTTTAGCACAAGATGGTCACCCGGTGGCGTTCATGAGTAAAGCTCTCAGTCAAAAACACCTTGCCTTATCAGTATATGACAAGGAGATGTTGGTTGTGGTCACTGCTGTTCAACTTTGGCGTCCATACTTGTTGGGACACCATTTCACCATCTTCACTGACCACAAGACTATAGAGCATTTCCTAACTCAGCGAATCACCACTCCTGCCCAACAAAAATGGTTGATCAAGTTACTTGGATATGATTACACCATCAAACACAAGGCTGGGAAACTAAATGTGGCTTCAGATGCTTTATCAAGGTCAGTTTCACTGAATGCAATTACAGGCTCTTCACAACCCATCCATGATTACTTAACTGAGATGCAGGATGCTTGCAACAAGGACTCTGAGACTTCTAAGATTATCAAAGAGCTACAAGCGGACTCCAATGCTCATAAGCACTTCAGGTTGTGCAATTCGCAACTGTTGTACAAACACAGAGTGTATGTACCATTGGTGGATTCTTGGAGAGAGAAGATTATGAAGGAGTTTCATGAAGGGTACGTAGGAGGTCATACAGGCAAGTCTAGAACCTACATGAGGTTACATCAACATTTTGCTTGGCCGGGAGTACAAAAAGATGTTAAGAAGTTTGTAGCTCAATGCAACATTTGCCAACAACAACACTATGAAGCCACAAAGCCACCTGGTCTGTTGCAACCTATCAGTATCCCACAGACAGCTTGGAGTGTCATTTCCATGGATTTTATAGAGGCTCTACCTAAGTCTGAAGGTATGACAGTGATAT CTCCTGAAATGATTTTATTACAGGGCCGCAGTTGCCTGCAGCCTTTTTGCCCTCCTAATTCCAAAGATGTTGCGACCATATGTTACACAAGCGGTACAACTGGAACACCAAAG GGTGTTGTGTTGACTCATGGAAACTTAATATCAAGTTGTGCTGGATTCAGTCGTGCATTGCGATTCTGTTCATCTAATAT TTACATATCCTATCTTCCTTTGGCACATATCTATGAGCGAGCTAATCAAATTGTCGTACTGTACTTTGGTGGAGCTTGTGGCTTCTACCAGGGG GACAATCTGAAATTGATGGATGACCTGGCTGTATTAAGACCGACACTAATTTGCAGTGTTCCGCGGGTGTACAATCTAATCTATGCTGG AATTACCGTCGTAATTCTCGTTTTGAAGTGTCCTATTCCACATCTATGTCACCCTAGCTATCTCACGAACTTTTCCTATTTCTTTGTTTCAGAAGTAAAACTAGTCGATGTCCCTGAAATGAATTACACCTCTGACGACCTGCCATATCCTCGTGGGGAAATTTGTGTCCGAGGTCCCATTGTCTTCCAAGGCTACTACAAAGACCAACTGCAGAC GAAAGAAGTAATTGATGATGAAGGTTGGCTGCATACTGGAGACATTGGTTTGTGGTTACCTGGAGGCAGGCTTAAGATTATTGATAG GAAAAAGAACATCTTCAAGTTGGCAGAGGGTGAGTATGTAGCACCGGAGAAGATAGAGAATGTCTATGCCAAGTGCCAATTTGTTGCCCAGTGTTTTATTTACG GTGATAGCTTTAAGTCCTGTTTACTAGCTATAATTGCAGTGGATCCTGATGTATTGAAAGAGTGGGCTGCATCTGAAGGCATAAAG TACGAAGATCTCAGACAATTGTGCAATAATCCAAGAGTAAGGTCTGTAGTTTTGGCTGACAT
- the LOC101293995 gene encoding putative ribonuclease H protein At1g65750-like, producing the protein MQGIRPDLTISRSLWLQFVISFWGYIRAAGWIANGPMHNLVQDLQIIKSFGAECRLGRAPRVIEVVWHPPVIGWVKINSDGAWKHAEGVGGFGAIFRDFKCHVLGAFSSNIDIPSSVAAEVIAVIVAIELAWVRDWKHIWLEVDSSLVLDYLRSPLLVPWHLRVRWLNCLRCISKMIFRSSHIFREGNKVADALANHGTRDI; encoded by the exons ATGCAAGGAATAAGACCAGATTTGACGATAAGTCGTTCTCTGTGGCTTCAATTTGTCATCTCATTTTGGGGGTACATTAGAGCGGCTGGTTGGATTGCAAATGGTCCAATGCATAATTTAGTTCAGGATTTACAGATAATAAAGAGTTTTGGTGCAGAGTGTCGATTGGGAAGAGCTCCAAGAGTTATTGAGGTTGTTTGGCATCCTCCAGTCATTGGGTGGGTGAAGATTAATTCAGATGGTGCTTGGAAGCATGCAGAGGGTGTTGGAGGTTTTGGTGCTATTTTTCGTGACTTTAAATGTCATGTTCTTGGTGCTTTTTCTTCCAACATTGACATTCCTAGTTCAGTAGCAGCAGAGGTGATAGCAGTTATAGTTGCTATTGAGCTTGCTTGGGTACGAGACTGGAAGCACATTTGGTTAGAGGTTGACTCGTCGCTTGTGTTAGACTATCTACGGTCACCTTTGCTTGTACCTTGGCATCTACGTGTCCGTTGGCTGAATTGTTTACGTTGCATATCGAAGATGATCTTTCGATCTTCCCATATTTTTCGTGAAGGGAATAAGGTTGCAGATGCTCTGGCTAATCACG GGACTAGGGATATATAA